AACCATGAATACGAGATCAAATCCTGGATTAGTGTGTACTGCGAGGGAACAAGTGCCGTAAATGTGATTGCTGAAATTGAGATGAGCGGCTCCTACTATGCAGATCTGAACTATGTTGGCCTGTATAACTAAACACCACATGGGTTGACATTTGGTCAACCTTTTTTTATTTATTATCGCTCATTATAAAATATACTGTGTAGGTAAATGCTGTGCATATCGGGAGCCAAATTACTACCGTCACTCCTCGCCCTTCCTGTTCGCGACAGCAGCACCACACTTCGGGCACCGGTGGGGGAAGCAATCATCCGTCCGGTTCACGGTCGATCTCATGGGGCCGGCCCAATTGCACTGTGTGCAATAAGCCGGCCGGGCGCTCTCCTGCCATCGCTCGTTGACCGGGAAGCCAACCCAATGCCTTCCTCGAACATAGTGACGGCCGCAGAAGGGGCACCTTGCCTACTGACCTCGGTCCTCGAGCTGCAGCTGCGCGATGATCGTTTGGCACTGATGGCAGGAAGAAGTAATGGGGGCGGCATCCATTTCTGACATATCTAGCCTTCAATAATTCAAGACTTGAAGAGATATCAAATGACACCAGTCGCCTCTCGCCCCCCTGCCCCCATGGGGATTGATGTTTAAAGGCTCTTATCGTCCCGCAAGCCATGCTGCCTTTTCAATCCAGTTTCAAATATTATTGTAACCATCCTCAAGTTACCGATAATGCGTTGGATAAACAGATACCAGTGATTTTTTACGCTCCTTGGGTCGCGAAAATAATAAAATGGATTCGTTCCAGGCGGATCTATATTTCCATATTGGTCTTTCAAACCATTAAGATCTATCGCAAGGAATCCATTTCCTTTCTGAATGCTCCGCTCGATTTCATACCTGACCCAGTCCCGAGAATATGTTTCCTTACCGAATAACACAACGGTGACGGATGTACCATCAAGCTGATTATTAATCCAACGTCTAATTGCATCGTCACCTGATTTTTTCACCGCCTCCCAAGATGCTGCATCCATATATCCGGCTTCATCAATCGTCGGTTTGGTGACCCATGAATTTCGAATTTGACATACTCTCCATATGTCGCGCTCAAAATGGAAGCTAAAGAATGCTTTCCTTGCCATACTACCCACCTATTAAACGTGAGTTATTCCAACGATAAAAATGACTGTTCTGGTTCTCTACGCCAGTAACAGGGCCGTAAGGATGAATGCCGTTCGTCCGGTCGCGACGGTCAGGAGACACGATAAGTCCCTCGGGTAACCTGTCAGGGAGCCCTTAGGTCCTGATGACGACCTTGAGGGCATGATGGTCGGTGCAGGCCATGGCCATGATATTCGTCCGGATGTCGACCGCCATAGTCATTCCAGAGGACGCATCGCCACCGTTCTCTCGTTGCCTGGACCAGCCTTGCGCCCATCCTCTCAGACCATGGCAAGGGAAGCGATGATCAGGACGACCGCCACGGCCATGGCGGCAAAGGTCACCATTATCCTGAGCCTCTTCCTATATGCTGGCTCCTCCTCGGATGGCATGATCGGCACCGGCCGCGACGGCAACAACGGCCGGACCGGAGCATCGAGGTCCAGTCCACAGAACGAGCAAAACTTCAGTTCCGGTCTTTTATTTGCTCCGCACCTAGGGCAGGTCATTCCCATCATCTCCCATCGGTGATATATCTTCAACCGAACGGGCATATATTTTGCCCAACGCCTTGTGGTGAAGGTGGAGGCTTGTGCTTGTCCCCCGTAGCGGCAGTCCTTAACCATTATATTTTTTCACCACGGCGCGAGGGCCTGC
This genomic stretch from Methanomassiliicoccus sp. harbors:
- a CDS encoding TIR domain-containing protein, whose amino-acid sequence is MARKAFFSFHFERDIWRVCQIRNSWVTKPTIDEAGYMDAASWEAVKKSGDDAIRRWINNQLDGTSVTVVLFGKETYSRDWVRYEIERSIQKGNGFLAIDLNGLKDQYGNIDPPGTNPFYYFRDPRSVKNHWYLFIQRIIGNLRMVTIIFETGLKRQHGLRDDKSL